The Streptomyces sp. NBC_01275 genome has a segment encoding these proteins:
- a CDS encoding 2OG-Fe(II) oxygenase has translation MFEMPVNPFELSEEALSRISADDSWTPIESEIPKANAKVIRHFLTPAEVEAFATELAAQRFAPVGRDGIAANYAEGDPVAHLRATAESTSLAAEFYRRLRTLLSLEVGSDDPTDSDGRPWRPAAVNPRMRFITYEHGGFIVPHYDSPYFAPDGRRTLLTVVVYLSYEAVGGETRFIADKQNDLPFAQRDFSDWPRLAKPEEILSAHHPEPGDALLFWHRTLHDSAPLLEGTKTILRTDVLYEPVDVP, from the coding sequence ATGTTCGAAATGCCGGTAAATCCCTTTGAGCTCTCCGAAGAAGCGCTGAGCCGAATATCTGCCGATGACTCATGGACCCCGATCGAATCGGAGATCCCAAAGGCCAACGCCAAGGTGATTCGCCATTTCCTCACTCCGGCCGAAGTGGAGGCGTTCGCGACCGAACTGGCCGCCCAGCGCTTTGCCCCGGTGGGCCGAGACGGCATTGCCGCCAACTATGCAGAGGGAGATCCGGTCGCTCATCTCCGCGCCACGGCCGAATCCACATCCCTGGCGGCAGAATTCTACCGCAGGCTGCGGACGCTTCTATCGCTTGAAGTGGGATCGGACGATCCGACGGATTCGGACGGAAGGCCCTGGAGGCCGGCGGCCGTCAATCCGCGTATGCGCTTCATCACGTACGAACACGGCGGATTCATTGTCCCGCACTACGATTCGCCCTATTTCGCCCCCGACGGAAGGCGCACTCTTCTGACGGTCGTCGTCTACCTGTCTTATGAGGCCGTGGGCGGAGAAACGCGGTTCATCGCCGATAAGCAGAACGATCTTCCCTTTGCGCAACGTGACTTCTCTGACTGGCCGCGGCTCGCGAAGCCTGAGGAAATATTGAGTGCCCACCACCCCGAACCGGGCGATGCGCTCCTCTTCTGGCATCGGACGCTTCACGACTCGGCCCCGCTTCTTGAGGGTACGAAAACAATACTCAGAACCGACGTGCTCTACGAGCCCGTAGATGTGCCTTGA